The Candidatus Eisenbacteria bacterium genome includes the window CGCGCACGTGGTTTCGGATTCCAGTTTCACGAACATCTCCCATATCGCTCATCCGTCGGTCGATGTGCTCGACCTCTATGTCGAGGACCTCGAGGCGCTCGCCGAGCGTCGTGACGACGTGCACTCTGCCGTGGAGGCAATGCCGTGATCGACACCTCAGGACGTTTCGACGTGGTGGTGATCGGCGGCGGCCCCGCAGGTCAGAAGGCGGCGATCCAGACCTCGAAGGCGGGCTTTCGAGCGCTGGTCGTCGAACGCGGCAGCGCGATCGGCGGCGAGTGCGTTCACCGCGGCACGATTCCGAGCAAGACACTGCGGGAGACCGCCGCTGCCCTCGCGGGCCTGCGGATGCGATCGACGGTCGACTTCCGCCGGCCGTTGCCGGCAAACCTGCGCGTCGAACTCATGCTCCAGCGTCAGCGCGAAGTCTGCAACGCGCACGAGCGCTTCATCGGCAATCAACTCGAGCGCAACGGCGTCGACTGGCTGCACGGGCTCGCCCGCTTCACCGATCCGCACACGCTCGAAGTGCGACTGCCGGGCGGTTCGCGCCGCACGATTCAGGCGAACGCGTTCGTGATCGCGACCGGCTCGCGACCGCGGACGCCCGATGACATTCCGGTCGATCACGATCACGTGCTCGACAGCGATTCCGTGCTCTCGATGGCGTACCTGCCGACTTCGATGGTGGTGCTGGGCGGCGGGGTGATCGCGAGCGAATTCGCCTCGATCTTCACCGCACTCGACGTGGCCGTCACGATCATCGACAAGGCGCCGCGGCCGCTGGCGTTCCTCGAACCCGAGCTCTCGCGTGCATTCGTCGACGACTTCGAGCAGCGCGGTGGCACCTACCTGGGTGGTCGCTCGATCGCGCGCTTCGAGGTCGATCCGCTGCAGGGCGTCACCGTGACGCTCGATGACGGCCGCGTGGTCAAGGCCCAGAAGGCGTTGTGTGCCGTGGGGCGCGTGGCCGCGGTGCGCGAACTGCACCTCTCGGCCGCCGGCATCGCGCTGTCGGCGCGCGGACACATCCCCGTCAACGAGTTCTTCCAGACTTCGGCGCCGCACATCTACGCGGTCGGCGACGTGATCGGACCCCCGGCCCTCGCCGCCACCGCGATGGAGCAGGGCCGCCGCGCCGCACGTCACGCGCTCGGCCTTCCGCATCCGGCCACCGAGCCGGTGGTTCCAGTGGGCATCTACACCATTCCCGAACTCGCCACCGTCGGCATGACCGAAGCCGAAGCGCTGGCCAAGTTCGGCGACGTGGTGGTCGGCCGCGCCAAGTTCTCCGAAGTGGCGCGCGGCTGGATCTCGGGCGACACCTCGGGATTCCTCAAGCTGGTGGCCGCTCCCGACGGGCGCATCGTGGGTGCGCACATGGCGGGCGAGAACGTGACCGACTACATCCATGTCGCGCAGATGGCGATCCTCGGCGGGCTCGGCGTGGACGCCCTGATCGACAACATCTTCAACTTCCCGACCATGTCGGAGTCCTACCGCGTCGCCGCGTTGAGCCTGTCCGGACAGCTCGAGCAAAAGCGACTCGCGGCCTAGCTCGCGGAGCTCCATCTCGTCATGTTCACCATCATCGGCCTCGTGATCGTCATCGGATCGGTGCTCGGCGGCTTCACGATCGCGGGCGGCAGCATTCCGGTGCTGTTCCAGGTCTCCGAGATCATCGTGATCTGCGGCACCGCACTCGGCACCGTGTTCATCTCGACGCCGCTCGAAGTGTTGATGCGGATGGTCAACCGCGTCATCAACCTGTTCTCGCCCTCGCCGTTCAACAAGGGGCTGTACCTCGACGCACTCAAGCTGCTGTTCGAGCTGTTCCAGACCGCGCGACGCGACGGGCTGGTGGCGATCGAGTCGCACATCGAGAACCCCGACAAGAGTCCGGTTTTCAAGAAGTATCCGGCGATTCTCAAACAGCATCATGCGATGGAGTTCCTCAGCGACTCGTTGCGACTGGTCCTGATGGGCAGCGTGCCGCCTTACGACCTCGAATCGTTGATGGACGGCGAGATCGAGGTCCATCACGAAGCCGAAACGCGTCCGGTCTCGGCCCTGCAGAAGGTCGGCGACGCGCTGCCTGGCATCGGCATCGTGGCTGCCGTGCTCGGCATCGTCGTCACGATGGGATCGATCGCGGGACCGGTCGAGGAGATCGGTCACCACGTCGCAGCGGCACTCACCGGAACTTTCCTCGGTGTGCTGCTGGCGTACGGATTCCTCGGACCGCTGTCGTCCGGAATGGAGGCTGTGAACCAGGCCGAGACGCGCTTCTACAACGTGCTCAAGGCCGGCGTGGTCGCTTTCGCCAAGGGTTTCTCGCCGATCGTGGCGGTCGAATTCGCGCGCCGCGCGATCTTCGCCGATCAGCGCCCGTCCTTCACCGAGATGGAGCAGTCGGTCAAGGGCAAGGCGAAGAGCTGACCGGGGGCGTGAGCCATGAACAAGGATCGCGAAATCCCGGTTCGCATCATCATCAAGAAGCGGGGTCATGCGGGCGGACACCATGGTGGTGCCTGGAAGGTGGCGTTCGCGGACTTCATGACCGCGATGTTCGCGCTGTTCCTGGTGCTGTGGCTCGTGAATCAGAGTTCGGACGTGAAGTCGGCGATCGCCGGCTACTTCCAGGACCCGCTCGGCCGGGCCGACGAGTTCGGCAGCTCGATCCTTCCCGGTGAGGGCGCGCAGGCGGCGCAGGTGCGCCCTCTGAGTCCCGCGGACGTCATCGACCTGCGTCGCAATCGCCTCACGCGCCTGTCCGAGGAGCTGAAGCACGAACTCGAAGGCGTGCCGGAACTGACCGAGGTGATGAAGAACGTCGAGATCACGCTCACCAACGACGGCCTTCAGATCGAACTGCTCGAGGACTCGATCGGCGTGTTCTTCGAGACCGGCGTCCCGACGCCGAGCGCGAGGGGTCAGAAGGCGATCGCGGTGCTGGGCGAGCAGCTCGGCAAGCTGCCGAATCCGCTGCGCATCGAAGGGCACACCGACGCACGGCCGTATTCCAGATCCGGGCCCTACGGCAATTGGGAGTTGAGCGCCGACCGCGCGAATGCCGCGCGCCGCATCCTGACGTCGAACGGCGTACCGGCCGCTCGCATCGCCGAAGTGCGGGGGCTGGCGGACCGTCAGCCGCGCGATCCGGAGCATCCGTTCGCGGCACGCAATCGACGCATCTCGATTCTCGTGATGCTCGGCGAACCGGTGGTGGGCGAAGGAGAACTCACCGATCTCGCGGCCGGTGACTCCGCCGTCGATGCCCCGGCAACCGATGTGGCAGGCAATCGCGTGGCGGGCGCTTCGCAGGCCGTGACCATTCGGCCTATTCCCGCCGGAGCCCTGCGGGCCGCGGCCGAACGTGCCGCGGCGAATCGCGAGGCAGCGCGTGCGGCAGCCGAGCGCGCACGGCTCGAAGCTCCGAGCGCACCCGACTCCGGAGGTCATCTGCCATGAGCGAGCGGTGTCGCGTGCTGCTGATTCCCGACGTCGACGAGGACGGCTCGCTGCTGCGCGGGGCACTCGAACGCGAAGAGAACCTCGAGCTTTCGATCGCAACCGCGTGGACCGATCCGCACGGCGGTGAAGTGCGCTCGCGCGCCGACGTGGTGATCGTGGCGCGCTCGCTGCCGCCCGAGACCGTGACAGCCTGGCATGCGGCGCGTACCTCGGGATCCTTTACCCCGCAACTGCTGGTCGGCGCCAATCTCGGCGACGCCACTCAGGGCACCGCGTTGCTGCGTGCCGGTGCCGACGACCTGGTCGCCCTGCCGCTCGACCCCATCGACGTGCTCGCGCGATTGCGCGCTGCGGTGGCGCGCCACCAGCTCGCGCGTGCGCTCGAGCGCTCGCATCGCGCGACCGAAGCGCTGCAGGAGCGCGAGCGCGATCGACTCGATCGCGTGGTCGATCTGCTGGTGGCGTGGATCGAGCACGTGCGCCCCGGAGCCACCAATCGCGGTCGTCGTGCGGCCGAACTGTCGGCGCGGCTCGCCGAGCGTTTCGGCATTCCGTTCGGGCTGCGGCGTGACATGCACCTGGCTGCACGCCTCGCCGAGCTGGGACCGGCGGCGATCGATGCCGCAGATCGCAGGGACGAGGACCCCGGCCACATGTCTCTGGTCGCGCAAAATGTGCTCTCGCACCTGTCTGAGTTCGCCGACGCGGCGCAATTGCTGTCGGAGACGCAGGAGAACTGGGACGGCACCGGCGGCCCGCAGCACCTGTTGCAGGGGCAGATCCCGCTCCGGTCGCGCATCGTGCGAGCGACTCACGATCTGCTCGCGATGCTCGAAACCACGAACGATCCCACCGGCACCGACGCACTCGAGCGACTCGCCTCGCACGCCGGGACCTTCTACGACCCGATGGTCGTCGTGCATCTGCGAGCGCTGATGGGAATGCCGGACGCCGGGACGTTCGTCGCGGACCGGGTGACGTTGCCGGTCGCTCAGCTCAAGGAAGGCATGGTGCTCGCCGAGGACCTGTGTTCGGACGGCGGCGTGAAGCTGCTGGCCTCGGGTACGCGCTTCACCGGCGACATCCTCGAGACCATCCGCCGCCGCCATCGCTCGGAGCCGCTGTCGGGCGCGATGGTGCGAAGGGACTCGCTGTAGGGGCGTGCCGTGCGGTCCTCCTCGAACCGCCGATGATGCCCGTGAGCTGCAACCCATGTCCCCGGTCTGATCTGTTACCAGTGTGCCCGGTCCGTACCCAACATTTCGCTTGACGACTTTCGGGCGCGACATCGCCGCGATGCACGGCTGGCCTGCTGATCTCGCTCCAGCGCTCGCCACGTGCGCGGAGCTGCACGCAACTCGCGCGGCGCTGAATCGTTTTCGCGCGACCCGCCGCGAGGCGCCGTGCCGGCCTGCAATTGCGCCGCGAACACGCATGATATGAAGAGACCTGCCCCCGCGACTCTCACAGCCGCGGAGACCCGTCATGCCTTCCTACTCGCTTTCGCACCTCGCCGATCGGGTGCTGCTGCGCGATCTCGCCTCGCTCGTCGCCACCGATCGCGTCACGACTGCCGCACTCCTCGCTCATCTCGCCGAAGTCGAGGTGCGCCAGCTCTACCGGCCCGCGGCGTACTCCTCGATGCTCGCCTACTGTGTGGGTGAGCTGCGGCTGTCCGAGTCCGCGGCGCTGAGACGCATCCGCGCGGCTCGCATCGCCCGCAAGTTCCCGGTGCTGTTCCCGGCCATCGCCGATGGACGGATCCATCTCACCACCGTGCTGCTGCTCGCGACCCACCTGACTCCTGAGTCGGTGGAAGAACTCGTCGCGGTCACCACCCATAAGACCAGGGAAGAAGTGGAGCAGCTGCTG containing:
- the sthA gene encoding Si-specific NAD(P)(+) transhydrogenase — protein: MDTSGRFDVVVIGGGPAGQKAAIQTSKAGFRALVVERGSAIGGECVHRGTIPSKTLRETAAALAGLRMRSTVDFRRPLPANLRVELMLQRQREVCNAHERFIGNQLERNGVDWLHGLARFTDPHTLEVRLPGGSRRTIQANAFVIATGSRPRTPDDIPVDHDHVLDSDSVLSMAYLPTSMVVLGGGVIASEFASIFTALDVAVTIIDKAPRPLAFLEPELSRAFVDDFEQRGGTYLGGRSIARFEVDPLQGVTVTLDDGRVVKAQKALCAVGRVAAVRELHLSAAGIALSARGHIPVNEFFQTSAPHIYAVGDVIGPPALAATAMEQGRRAARHALGLPHPATEPVVPVGIYTIPELATVGMTEAEALAKFGDVVVGRAKFSEVARGWISGDTSGFLKLVAAPDGRIVGAHMAGENVTDYIHVAQMAILGGLGVDALIDNIFNFPTMSESYRVAALSLSGQLEQKRLAA
- a CDS encoding OmpA family protein, producing MNKDREIPVRIIIKKRGHAGGHHGGAWKVAFADFMTAMFALFLVLWLVNQSSDVKSAIAGYFQDPLGRADEFGSSILPGEGAQAAQVRPLSPADVIDLRRNRLTRLSEELKHELEGVPELTEVMKNVEITLTNDGLQIELLEDSIGVFFETGVPTPSARGQKAIAVLGEQLGKLPNPLRIEGHTDARPYSRSGPYGNWELSADRANAARRILTSNGVPAARIAEVRGLADRQPRDPEHPFAARNRRISILVMLGEPVVGEGELTDLAAGDSAVDAPATDVAGNRVAGASQAVTIRPIPAGALRAAAERAAANREAARAAAERARLEAPSAPDSGGHLP
- the motA gene encoding flagellar motor stator protein MotA, which translates into the protein MFTIIGLVIVIGSVLGGFTIAGGSIPVLFQVSEIIVICGTALGTVFISTPLEVLMRMVNRVINLFSPSPFNKGLYLDALKLLFELFQTARRDGLVAIESHIENPDKSPVFKKYPAILKQHHAMEFLSDSLRLVLMGSVPPYDLESLMDGEIEVHHEAETRPVSALQKVGDALPGIGIVAAVLGIVVTMGSIAGPVEEIGHHVAAALTGTFLGVLLAYGFLGPLSSGMEAVNQAETRFYNVLKAGVVAFAKGFSPIVAVEFARRAIFADQRPSFTEMEQSVKGKAKS